A single region of the Mycoplasma mycoides subsp. mycoides SC str. PG1 genome encodes:
- a CDS encoding LppA family lipoprotein produces MRKFNKLFLTILPISSISAFSVVSCTTNTKNNNQIPTIPNNKKPDNRPSENKPGSTEEHTNKEPNENTNNQKQPNSSEKSEAEPSPGKPENKPDNSHNQKQPEHNNSNPNNTDNNNSNADQPQGDHPQEEPLNKVDFSDVNKLDKEVKFEFFTTYSRMDAKSAWVQIQGRQPAIFKEIIFKGKNEILNRYEIEFDSQKVPNIVDEKGTIDNVGIKFSKNGKSKTREFVFTGFKKLENKIDKGKNKDEYIKPKTNIDKSLSGIFPSLVAYMLLYSEETQSNNKYDRNIKQSGNVINFDELRNKNLELFGEDFVGFGVGTKELLFDYKDEYNKIYKDKIVAARYDDINGILELEAQVSNTDEYENRNDPTKNYKFTFKGFRSIDFNNTNKNVLSISLQQRFLKKLVDNKILKTIIDQLVQHNHFNHKAPVSNINNSNLKGELFEKLTVDIIDDENYLYKSSQTLKIGLFKKENNNKSILGLKNQMSLYPFHSRITKDSIKNIYVTINNKSAIKELELEAEIQIPIYSSILTDLTDHTYAEEKPLKITVNQKIKLDQ; encoded by the coding sequence ATGAGAAAGTTTAATAAATTATTTTTAACAATTTTACCAATTTCAAGTATTAGTGCATTTAGTGTAGTTTCATGTACTACAAATACTAAAAATAATAATCAAATTCCAACAATTCCAAATAATAAAAAACCAGATAATAGACCTAGTGAAAATAAACCAGGATCAACTGAAGAACACACTAATAAAGAACCTAATGAAAATACCAACAATCAAAAACAACCAAATAGTAGCGAAAAATCTGAAGCTGAACCAAGCCCCGGTAAGCCAGAAAATAAACCAGATAATTCTCATAATCAAAAACAACCTGAACATAATAATTCTAATCCAAATAATACTGACAATAATAATTCAAATGCTGATCAACCACAAGGTGATCACCCACAAGAAGAACCATTAAATAAAGTAGATTTTTCAGATGTAAATAAATTAGATAAAGAAGTAAAATTTGAATTCTTTACAACATATTCTAGAATGGATGCTAAATCTGCTTGAGTACAAATACAAGGTAGACAACCTGCTATTTTTAAAGAAATAATTTTTAAAGGAAAAAATGAAATTTTAAATAGATATGAAATAGAGTTTGATTCACAAAAAGTACCTAATATTGTTGATGAAAAAGGAACTATTGATAATGTAGGGATTAAATTCTCTAAGAATGGCAAATCTAAAACACGAGAGTTTGTATTCACTGGATTTAAAAAATTAGAAAATAAGATTGATAAAGGTAAAAATAAAGATGAATATATAAAACCTAAAACAAATATAGATAAAAGTTTAAGTGGTATATTTCCTTCTTTAGTCGCCTATATGCTTTTATACTCAGAAGAAACTCAATCTAACAATAAGTATGATAGAAATATAAAACAATCTGGAAATGTTATTAATTTTGATGAATTGAGAAACAAAAATCTAGAATTATTTGGTGAGGATTTTGTCGGATTTGGTGTTGGTACAAAAGAACTTCTTTTTGATTATAAAGATGAATATAATAAAATTTATAAAGATAAAATTGTTGCTGCAAGATATGATGATATAAATGGAATTCTTGAATTGGAAGCGCAAGTTTCAAATACAGATGAATATGAAAATAGAAATGATCCAACAAAAAATTATAAGTTTACTTTCAAAGGTTTTAGAAGTATAGACTTTAACAATACAAATAAAAATGTACTATCAATATCATTACAACAAAGGTTTTTAAAAAAACTTGTTGATAACAAAATTTTAAAAACCATAATTGACCAACTTGTGCAACACAATCATTTTAATCACAAGGCACCAGTAAGCAATATTAATAATAGTAATTTAAAAGGTGAATTATTTGAAAAACTAACAGTCGATATAATTGATGATGAAAATTATCTTTATAAATCTAGTCAAACACTAAAAATTGGTTTATTTAAAAAAGAAAATAATAACAAGTCGATATTAGGACTAAAAAATCAAATGTCACTATATCCATTTCATAGCAGAATAACAAAAGATTCTATTAAAAATATTTATGTAACTATTAATAATAAAAGTGCAATTAAAGAGCTTGAATTAGAAGCTGAAATTCAAATTCCTATTTATTCATCTATATTGACTGACTTAACCGATCATACATACGCAGAAGAAAAACCTTTAAAAATAACAGTTAATCAAAAAATCAAGTTAGATCAATAA
- a CDS encoding Cof-type HAD-IIB family hydrolase, producing the protein MKLKDLNLKRLILIDLDGTTLTNQNDQIHKITKKAILDAQKNGHVVCIVTGRPFRAVEHIYKELKLTTLLANFDGAHIHDPNNKLMKRVVLPINYEIIKQIINEPVIKDNVENILIEYYDKSLLWKTDKELEDFFHLNKAKNSKDFQFIKASPYTDWKSPSNNLVLKLKSDKHKDEVIRVLTKYQDAIKIQSDILYGITTSKTKPVITLTNKNADKGFASIFLAQYYNKDIRDVIAFGDQLNDLEMLKTVGCSVAMKNGVNSLKFVAKGITHYTNDEGGLGHYLNLLLDGKEV; encoded by the coding sequence ATGAAGTTAAAAGACTTAAATTTAAAACGCTTAATTTTAATAGATTTAGACGGAACTACTTTAACTAATCAAAACGATCAAATTCATAAAATAACAAAAAAAGCTATACTTGATGCTCAAAAAAATGGACATGTTGTTTGTATAGTTACTGGAAGACCTTTTAGAGCAGTTGAACATATTTATAAAGAATTAAAACTAACTACTTTACTAGCTAATTTTGATGGTGCTCATATTCATGATCCAAATAATAAATTAATGAAAAGAGTAGTTTTACCAATTAACTATGAAATCATTAAACAAATTATTAATGAACCAGTTATTAAAGATAATGTTGAAAATATTTTAATTGAATATTATGATAAGTCTTTATTATGAAAAACTGATAAAGAATTAGAAGATTTCTTTCATTTAAACAAAGCTAAAAATTCAAAAGACTTTCAATTTATTAAAGCTTCACCATATACAGATTGAAAATCACCAAGTAATAATTTAGTTTTAAAATTAAAATCAGATAAACATAAAGATGAAGTAATTAGAGTTTTAACAAAATATCAAGATGCTATTAAAATTCAAAGCGATATTTTATATGGAATAACTACAAGTAAAACAAAACCAGTAATTACTTTAACTAATAAAAATGCTGATAAAGGCTTTGCAAGTATTTTTCTAGCTCAATATTATAATAAAGATATCAGAGATGTAATAGCATTTGGAGATCAGTTAAATGATTTAGAAATGTTAAAAACTGTTGGTTGTTCAGTTGCTATGAAAAATGGTGTAAATAGTTTGAAGTTTGTTGCTAAAGGTATTACTCATTATACTAATGATGAAGGTGGATTAGGACATTATTTAAACTTATTATTAGATGGAAAAGAAGTATAA